From the Elusimicrobiota bacterium genome, one window contains:
- a CDS encoding TIGR02391 family protein yields MNFIELKKCYGRLKGIKELCFTQEFIRIEVVDDYNNTVNKLAEILEEDLASYKLNNVSALHSDPLETLSNYLTNKLLQLINYLEYSYAVNEQIVEVGSIYNSIKDEELKSRCSDILSAPANFDRVINQATLILEDRIRSKSKLDKCFVGVNLINKALHTDLSKTIIIVSNNQDEHAGICHICRGIMMSYRNPTHHYITDQFTREDALKLCVYIDTLLDIIEKSKVNK; encoded by the coding sequence ATGAATTTTATAGAATTGAAAAAATGTTATGGTAGATTAAAAGGAATAAAAGAGCTTTGTTTTACCCAAGAATTTATAAGAATTGAGGTGGTTGATGATTATAATAATACCGTGAACAAACTTGCCGAAATACTTGAAGAAGATTTAGCATCCTATAAACTAAATAACGTATCGGCCCTTCATAGTGATCCACTTGAAACGTTAAGCAACTATTTAACAAACAAACTTTTACAATTAATAAATTATTTAGAATATAGTTATGCTGTGAATGAACAGATAGTAGAAGTTGGTAGTATTTATAATTCAATTAAAGACGAAGAATTAAAATCCAGGTGTTCAGACATCCTATCCGCACCGGCAAATTTTGACCGAGTAATAAATCAGGCAACTCTTATACTAGAAGATAGAATTAGAAGCAAATCAAAGTTGGATAAATGTTTCGTTGGAGTAAATCTTATAAACAAAGCCCTACACACAGATTTATCAAAAACAATTATTATTGTTTCTAATAATCAAGACGAACACGCAGGAATATGTCATATTTGTCGAGGAATTATGATGTCTTATAGAAATCCAACACATCATTATATTACAGACCAATTTACAAGAGAAGATGCGTTGAAATTATGTGTATATATTGACACATTGCTTGATATTATAGAAAAGTCAAAAGTAAATAAATAA
- a CDS encoding DUF5679 domain-containing protein, translating into MSKGRCMKCKKEVEIKDGAEVVMNNGMKAMKGVCPDCGTKVFRILGKK; encoded by the coding sequence ATGTCCAAAGGCAGATGTATGAAATGTAAGAAAGAAGTTGAAATTAAGGATGGAGCGGAAGTCGTGATGAACAACGGTATGAAAGCGATGAAAGGCGTATGCCCGGACTGCGGAACCAAAGTCTTCCGGATCCTCGGGAAGAAATAG
- a CDS encoding DUF2188 domain-containing protein: MSRKVVYVNPAKGGSWDVKSRGAEKAAGNFENKSDAVGRAKEIAKNAPLGQVVIKGVDGKIQTEHTYGKDPYPPKG, translated from the coding sequence ATGTCGAGAAAAGTTGTTTATGTCAATCCTGCAAAGGGTGGCAGTTGGGATGTAAAAAGCAGGGGAGCGGAAAAAGCAGCTGGTAATTTTGAAAACAAAAGCGATGCCGTTGGAAGGGCAAAAGAAATTGCCAAGAACGCACCTTTGGGCCAGGTGGTTATCAAAGGAGTTGACGGGAAAATACAGACCGAACACACTTACGGTAAAGACCCTTATCCGCCGAAAGGGTGA
- a CDS encoding AAA family ATPase, protein MKVIAVANQKGGVGKTTTAVNIAAYMSYFGRQVLLIDIDPQGNASSGVGMDKVNLKASVYDVLLESTEIKDAVKPTAHDWLDVLPANIDLTGAEIELVNVIARETRLRKKIEAVTKLYDYVIIDCPPSLGLLTLNALTAADSILIPIQCEFYALEGLAQLLQTIELIKGHLNPKLEVEGVALTMYDGRSNLYNQVREEVKKYFEAKVYTTIIPRNVRLAEAPSYGKTILEYDPSSRGGKAYENLTREVLGVPMEEEQLSLGL, encoded by the coding sequence ATGAAAGTCATTGCGGTTGCCAACCAAAAAGGCGGGGTGGGGAAAACCACAACTGCTGTTAATATAGCAGCGTATATGTCATACTTCGGGAGACAAGTGTTATTGATAGATATTGACCCGCAGGGGAATGCTAGTTCCGGGGTTGGTATGGATAAAGTTAATCTTAAGGCAAGTGTTTATGATGTACTCCTCGAAAGTACGGAGATAAAAGATGCGGTGAAGCCTACTGCGCATGATTGGTTAGACGTTCTTCCCGCGAATATTGACCTTACCGGTGCGGAGATTGAACTGGTGAACGTTATTGCCCGGGAGACAAGGTTACGAAAAAAAATTGAGGCAGTAACAAAATTGTACGATTACGTTATTATCGACTGCCCGCCGTCATTAGGATTATTGACATTGAACGCGCTTACCGCAGCGGATAGTATTTTGATACCCATACAATGCGAATTTTATGCGTTGGAAGGGCTAGCGCAGTTGTTACAGACAATTGAACTGATAAAAGGGCATCTTAACCCAAAACTTGAGGTTGAGGGTGTGGCATTAACGATGTACGACGGGAGGTCAAATCTCTATAACCAGGTACGGGAAGAAGTGAAAAAGTATTTTGAAGCGAAAGTATATACCACAATAATACCGAGAAACGTAAGGTTGGCGGAAGCGCCGAGTTACGGGAAAACTATTCTTGAGTATGACCCGTCTTCCCGCGGGGGTAAGGCGTATGAGAACTTAACCCGGGAAGTTTTGGGTGTGCCTATGGAAGAAGAACAGTTGTCGTTAGGTTTGTGA
- a CDS encoding homoserine dehydrogenase: MPVKIGLVGCGTVGMSVLKILHTNPGLIEDRVGDKIVVKTVCDKRVNELEDIKKYAKDAILTDDYKKIVSDPEISLVVELVGGYTIAKDVVMESLRAGKQVATANKALIATYWNEIFSTAKKYKALIYFEASVAAGVPVIQALNEGLAANRIESITGILNGTTNYILSAMSRDGKSFASALKEAQKAGFAEADPTLDIEGHDTKQKLSILSSLAYDNWVPPDKIYCEGITGIDVIDLKFAKEEFGLTLKLLGVTKFANGKLESWVRPTFIQETHMMSRIENEYNGILIKGDAAGDVMFYGRGAGGDAAASGVLSDIIYLARNVVHETAEKMPYVMYNERKLNFLPIEDSEGEYFLRFTTVDRPGVLAKISGALGENNVSIASCFQRAIGSTVPIFVTTHKTKEGNIRKAMACIDNLPIVRSKTVVYRIED; the protein is encoded by the coding sequence ATGCCAGTAAAAATTGGGTTGGTTGGATGCGGGACTGTTGGAATGTCTGTCCTAAAAATATTGCATACCAACCCTGGGTTGATTGAGGATCGGGTTGGGGATAAGATTGTAGTAAAAACTGTGTGTGATAAACGCGTGAACGAGTTGGAAGATATTAAGAAGTACGCGAAGGATGCGATACTTACGGATGATTATAAAAAAATAGTGTCTGACCCGGAGATAAGTTTGGTAGTAGAACTTGTTGGGGGGTATACCATTGCAAAAGATGTTGTTATGGAATCCCTGCGTGCGGGGAAACAGGTGGCAACCGCGAATAAAGCGTTGATTGCAACGTACTGGAATGAAATATTTTCTACCGCAAAAAAGTATAAAGCATTGATTTATTTTGAAGCAAGCGTTGCAGCGGGTGTACCTGTGATCCAGGCGTTGAATGAAGGGCTCGCAGCTAACCGTATAGAGTCAATCACCGGGATACTTAATGGTACAACGAATTATATTCTTTCCGCGATGTCGCGGGACGGAAAAAGTTTTGCTTCCGCGTTGAAAGAAGCTCAGAAGGCCGGGTTTGCAGAAGCTGATCCCACACTGGATATTGAAGGGCATGATACTAAACAAAAACTGTCAATCCTATCCTCACTTGCTTATGATAACTGGGTACCGCCGGATAAGATTTATTGCGAAGGTATTACCGGTATTGATGTTATTGACCTTAAATTCGCGAAGGAAGAGTTCGGGTTAACCTTAAAACTTCTCGGGGTGACAAAATTCGCGAATGGTAAACTTGAATCATGGGTCCGCCCGACTTTTATACAGGAAACTCATATGATGTCACGGATTGAGAATGAGTATAACGGTATACTCATAAAAGGCGATGCTGCGGGGGATGTAATGTTTTACGGCCGTGGCGCAGGCGGTGATGCCGCAGCCAGCGGTGTGTTGTCCGATATAATATACCTCGCACGGAATGTTGTGCATGAAACCGCTGAAAAAATGCCGTATGTGATGTATAACGAACGAAAACTTAATTTCTTGCCGATTGAAGATAGTGAAGGCGAATATTTTCTTAGGTTTACCACTGTTGACCGGCCGGGTGTACTTGCAAAAATATCAGGTGCGTTAGGTGAGAATAATGTGTCAATAGCGTCATGTTTCCAGCGCGCGATTGGTTCTACGGTACCGATATTTGTTACCACGCATAAAACTAAAGAGGGTAATATCCGTAAAGCCATGGCGTGTATTGACAACCTTCCTATTGTACGGTCAAAAACTGTAGTGTACCGTATTGAAGATTGA
- a CDS encoding HAMP domain-containing sensor histidine kinase, with amino-acid sequence MPNLLNSHLSAGAASRKVLVILRWLIIAVIAVMMFYSPVIKNKSNILPLILLLSVYIATNLGLMMIDEKMVNRKVITTAIFVVDVILVSLSIYLTHGFATDLYLIYFIIIFMAGSGQDVKYAIPMALIAAVVYGVLLLSRGNVELISSPGVLIRVPFIFVVSLSFLFYAQREREKIVEKMEKLDKMSLVGEMVAGIMHELNTPLTRIVGFTDVLSSAKDIKEKEFILSKLTRDAAQAKAVILSISKFMYQGRPELKEVTIDEIIDSAFNMAADQLKLEHIEVEKVYTVPPVKIVVDTGQIQQVMMNLINNARHAVKNFDTAGTGKKIVVSTTQHGHRVSVKFYNTGPVIPQESMERLFEPFFTTKKRGEGTGLGLAICYRIMKNNGGSITIKNAGDGTGVEVILTLPSVGG; translated from the coding sequence ATGCCAAACTTGTTGAATTCCCACTTATCCGCAGGTGCTGCATCACGGAAAGTGCTGGTAATACTACGCTGGCTTATCATAGCGGTTATTGCGGTGATGATGTTTTATTCACCGGTTATCAAGAATAAATCCAATATTCTTCCATTAATTTTGTTGTTATCTGTATATATCGCTACAAACCTTGGGTTGATGATGATAGACGAGAAAATGGTTAACCGCAAGGTTATTACTACCGCAATATTTGTGGTTGACGTTATTCTTGTATCGTTGAGTATATATTTAACACACGGGTTCGCAACTGATCTTTACTTAATATATTTCATAATAATCTTTATGGCGGGCAGCGGGCAGGATGTTAAGTACGCAATACCTATGGCGTTAATTGCGGCGGTAGTATACGGCGTATTGTTGTTAAGCCGTGGGAATGTTGAGTTAATCTCCTCACCGGGTGTACTTATACGTGTGCCATTCATTTTTGTGGTATCCCTATCCTTTTTGTTTTACGCACAGCGTGAACGCGAGAAAATTGTTGAGAAAATGGAAAAACTCGATAAAATGTCATTAGTCGGCGAGATGGTCGCCGGGATTATGCATGAACTTAATACGCCGTTGACACGGATTGTGGGATTTACCGACGTACTATCCTCCGCAAAGGATATTAAAGAAAAAGAGTTTATCCTCTCGAAACTTACCCGTGACGCTGCACAGGCTAAGGCTGTGATACTGTCAATCTCAAAGTTTATGTATCAGGGACGGCCGGAACTAAAGGAAGTTACTATAGATGAAATCATTGATTCCGCGTTTAATATGGCAGCGGATCAGTTGAAACTTGAACATATTGAAGTAGAAAAAGTTTATACTGTTCCCCCCGTAAAAATTGTAGTGGATACCGGGCAGATACAACAGGTGATGATGAACCTTATCAATAACGCAAGGCATGCAGTTAAAAATTTTGATACCGCCGGTACTGGCAAAAAAATTGTTGTTTCCACTACACAACATGGGCACCGGGTGAGTGTTAAGTTTTATAATACCGGCCCTGTAATACCTCAAGAAAGTATGGAGAGGTTATTTGAACCGTTCTTCACAACAAAAAAGAGGGGTGAGGGTACCGGCCTCGGGCTTGCAATATGTTATAGAATAATGAAGAATAATGGCGGGAGTATAACTATAAAAAACGCGGGGGATGGTACGGGTGTGGAGGTTATATTGACATTACCCTCTGTGGGGGGTTAG